In Anomaloglossus baeobatrachus isolate aAnoBae1 chromosome 3, aAnoBae1.hap1, whole genome shotgun sequence, one genomic interval encodes:
- the RNF146 gene encoding E3 ubiquitin-protein ligase RNF146 isoform X1, which translates to MSSPIHFRGSGPSQRFTTGSTGSHGTPGRMAGCGEITHSTNMLPSNKKLGEACSNGAPNLAVPECAICLQTCVHPVSLPCKHIFCYLCVKGASWLGRRCALCRQEIPEDFLDKPTLLSPEELKSASRGNGEYAWYYEGRNGWWQYDERTSRELEDAFTKGKKSTEMLIAGFLYVADLENMVQYRRNEHGRRRKMKRDIVDIPKKGVAGLRLDCEAANVSPARESSADGADNIAALGASSAQTTAVLPVRPHIALGSQTANPTIANTDDSTALDNAFSQLQVGDRAADRNNIGEGEEGLPQPASRVPPTDATVDDPESDDNTSNGIVSAQQNVFLQQRHTVIGAAQPLPDRPAAAANGGQNAIVRSRRPDGQCTVTEV; encoded by the coding sequence GATGGCTGGTTGTGGTGAAATTACCCACTCTACAAATATGTTGCCCTCAAATAAGAAGCTTGGAGAAGCTTGCTCTAATGGAGCTCCAAACCTTGCAGTTCCTGAATGTGCTATATGTCTACAAACCTGTGTACATCCAGTCAGCCTTCCTTGCAAGCACATCTTCTGTTACCTCTGTGTAAAAGGAGCTTCATGGCTGGGAAGACGATGTGCTCTTTGTAGACAAGAGATCCCCGAGGATTTCCTAGACAAACCTACTTTACTTTCTCCTGAAGAATTGAAGTCTGCTAGCAGAGGGAATGGGGAGTATGCCTGGTACTATGAAGGAAGAAATGGTTGGTGGCAGTATGACGAGCGGACAAGCCGAGAGCTTGAAGATGCCTTCACAAAAGGCAAAAAGAGCACAGAGATGCTTATTGCTGGCTTTCTATATGTAGCTGACTTGGAGAACATGGTGCAGTACAGACGAAATGAGCATGGACGACGCAGGAAGATGAAAAGGGATATTGTAGACATACCAAAAAAAGGTGTGGCTGGTTTAAGACTAGACTGTGAGGCAGCTAACGTAAGTCCTGCAAGGGAAAGCTCAGCAGATGGTGCAGACAACATTGCAGCTCTTGGAGCTTCTTCAGCCCAAACTACTGCTGTTTTACCTGTCAGACCTCACATAGCTCTTGGTAGCCAGACTGCAAATCCTACCATTGCAAATACTGATGACAGCACTGCACTTGATAATGCATTTTCCCAACTTCAGGTCGGAGATCGTGCAGCAGATAGGAATAACATTGGAGAAGGTGAGGAAGGACTTCCTCAGCCTGCAAGTAGAGTGCCACCCACTGACGCCACTGTAGATGACCCTGAATCAGATGACAACACCAGCAATGGGATTGTTTCAGCGCAACAGAATGTATTTCTTCAGCAAAGACACACAGTAATAGGGGCTGCCCAGCCACTGCCAGATCGCCCAGCTGCTGCAGCTAATGGTGGGCAGAATGCCATTGTAAGGTCTAGAAGACCTGATGGACAGTGCACTGTGACCGAGGTCTAA
- the RNF146 gene encoding E3 ubiquitin-protein ligase RNF146 isoform X2, with the protein MAGCGEITHSTNMLPSNKKLGEACSNGAPNLAVPECAICLQTCVHPVSLPCKHIFCYLCVKGASWLGRRCALCRQEIPEDFLDKPTLLSPEELKSASRGNGEYAWYYEGRNGWWQYDERTSRELEDAFTKGKKSTEMLIAGFLYVADLENMVQYRRNEHGRRRKMKRDIVDIPKKGVAGLRLDCEAANVSPARESSADGADNIAALGASSAQTTAVLPVRPHIALGSQTANPTIANTDDSTALDNAFSQLQVGDRAADRNNIGEGEEGLPQPASRVPPTDATVDDPESDDNTSNGIVSAQQNVFLQQRHTVIGAAQPLPDRPAAAANGGQNAIVRSRRPDGQCTVTEV; encoded by the coding sequence ATGGCTGGTTGTGGTGAAATTACCCACTCTACAAATATGTTGCCCTCAAATAAGAAGCTTGGAGAAGCTTGCTCTAATGGAGCTCCAAACCTTGCAGTTCCTGAATGTGCTATATGTCTACAAACCTGTGTACATCCAGTCAGCCTTCCTTGCAAGCACATCTTCTGTTACCTCTGTGTAAAAGGAGCTTCATGGCTGGGAAGACGATGTGCTCTTTGTAGACAAGAGATCCCCGAGGATTTCCTAGACAAACCTACTTTACTTTCTCCTGAAGAATTGAAGTCTGCTAGCAGAGGGAATGGGGAGTATGCCTGGTACTATGAAGGAAGAAATGGTTGGTGGCAGTATGACGAGCGGACAAGCCGAGAGCTTGAAGATGCCTTCACAAAAGGCAAAAAGAGCACAGAGATGCTTATTGCTGGCTTTCTATATGTAGCTGACTTGGAGAACATGGTGCAGTACAGACGAAATGAGCATGGACGACGCAGGAAGATGAAAAGGGATATTGTAGACATACCAAAAAAAGGTGTGGCTGGTTTAAGACTAGACTGTGAGGCAGCTAACGTAAGTCCTGCAAGGGAAAGCTCAGCAGATGGTGCAGACAACATTGCAGCTCTTGGAGCTTCTTCAGCCCAAACTACTGCTGTTTTACCTGTCAGACCTCACATAGCTCTTGGTAGCCAGACTGCAAATCCTACCATTGCAAATACTGATGACAGCACTGCACTTGATAATGCATTTTCCCAACTTCAGGTCGGAGATCGTGCAGCAGATAGGAATAACATTGGAGAAGGTGAGGAAGGACTTCCTCAGCCTGCAAGTAGAGTGCCACCCACTGACGCCACTGTAGATGACCCTGAATCAGATGACAACACCAGCAATGGGATTGTTTCAGCGCAACAGAATGTATTTCTTCAGCAAAGACACACAGTAATAGGGGCTGCCCAGCCACTGCCAGATCGCCCAGCTGCTGCAGCTAATGGTGGGCAGAATGCCATTGTAAGGTCTAGAAGACCTGATGGACAGTGCACTGTGACCGAGGTCTAA